In Paenibacillus sonchi, the genomic stretch CAGATCGGGATTATGAAGGTTCTGGGATCTAATTTATGGCAAATCCGAAATTTGTTTATCGCGGAAGCTGCATTGCTTGGATTGCTCGGCGGGGTAATCGGGGTGTTAATTTCTTATTTATCCTTATCAGGAGTAAATGAGCTGCTTACAACACCATCTGTAATACCCCTTGGAGCGTCAATGACGGGAATGACAATTGTGCTATCTTCAAAAAGTATCCCGCTAGGTATTGCATTTGCAGTAATGACGGGTGTGATATCGGGGATATATCCGGCAATTAGTGCTTCCAATACTAATGCTCTGGTTGCGATCAAGAAAGACTAGGCTTAGCTATGCTCCGCCAGCTGCACCTCAAAGCCGTCCGGGTCCAGGATGTAAAAGAACCGCAGATGGGGGTTCGGCGTGACCGGCCCGCGCGCTGCGGGGATGCCCCGGCTTTTCAAGTACTCTATGGCCTCATCCAGCGATTTCACTTCAAACCCGATAGAAACACCGCATTCTGGCTTCACAGCCTGGTCATTTGCCTGAATAAGCTCGATCTTGGGCTGCTCCGCCGTGCCTAACATAACTATCTGTCTTCCTCTGCTCTCAAATCTGCGTTCAATCGGAAGCCCCAGTATGCCGTGATAGAAATTTAGGGAAGCCTCCAGATCGCGCACTCTGAGGGTAATCCAATTCAGGCTCAATATCATGATTTCACATCCCCGTTCAGTTCATTTAATCCAAACAACCCCTGGGCTGCTAAAAGCACGGGGGTTGTGCTATTTCTTCCTCAGGTAATGGAGGCTTCATAAATGGCCTCAGTGGATTGTGCGAGCAATGCATTGAATTCTTCGTCTGTTTGCTGGTCGCTTAGCCCTTGGGATAAAGCGCGGGAGAAGCTGGCGATCAGCCCGTGGTTATGGGCGAGCTTGTCGTTGGCTTCCGCTTGCGTATAACCGCCGGACAGAGCCACCACCCGTACCACATGCGGGTCTTGGATTAAATCGCTGTAGAAATTATCTTCGGACGGGATGGACAGCTTCAGCATGACTTTTACGTCTTTGCCAAGAGCGGATAACCGAGTGGAGATTTCCTGTTTTAGAAGCCGCTCGGCTTGTCCTTTATCTGCCATGTGAATATCCACTTCCGGCTCGATTATCGGCACCAGGCCATAGGCGGCGATTTGCATCGCGACAGCAAACTGCTGTTCGACAACTTTTTGGATGCCGGCGGGATTCGCTTCCTTGATTAGGGACCGCATCTTGGTCCCGAAAATATTTTTTTGCACGGCGCGCTTCAGGAGCTCATCCAATCCGGGGATGGGCTTCATGAGCTGAACCCCGTTCTCAGGCCCGGCCAGACCTTGATCGATTTTCAAAAAAGGCACAATGCCTTTCTGCTCCCAGAGATAATCGGCGGTGAATTGGCCGTCAATGGAGCGGTCCATCGTGTTCTCAAAAAGAATAGCACCCAAAATGTGACTGGAATTAAACGCCGGGCTCTTAATAATACGTGTTCTCATCTCATGCACCAGTTCAAACATCTCTTCTTCATTGGAATAGCGGTCTTCCTGAATACCGTATTGCAGCAGCGCTTTGGGAGTGCTTCCGCCGCTTTGATCCAAAGCCGCGATAAAGCCTTTCCCCGTGTGAATCCGGTCCAATTGTTTCGTATTCATGGATATGTCCCCTTTCCTTCCGTAAAGTGAATGACAGCTGTCTCAATCATGTATAGTTTAGTTAGAAAAAACGAACAATGCAAACTAGACGAAAAGACAGGGAAGCCAAACAGGTTAGGGAAGGTGGATTCATATGAGTATTGATTTGATCTGCACGATAGGTCCGGCCAGTTCTTCTCCTGCTGTCCTCAAGGAATTGCTGCGGGGTGGAATGACAACCGCCCGGCTCAATATGTCACACGGGAGCCATGAGGAGCATGGGCGGGTCATTGAAGCTGTGCGGGCAGCCGCCGCCGAAACGGGACAGCCCGTAAGGATTATGGGGGACTTGCAGGGACCGAAAATCCGTCTGAAGAGCATCCAAGGGGACGCGGTTACATTAGAAGAGGGTCAGACGTTTATCCTTGAACAGTCAGATGAGCCGGGAAGCCGGGAGCGCGCTGCGCTCGATAATCCCGGTGTGATGGAGGATATTTTACAAGGAGCCGCTATCTTAATCAATGACGGGGAAGTCAAGCTTGAGGTGACGGACAAGCACCCGCAAAGGATCACAACAAGGGTAATCGTCGGTGGCATGATCGGCAGCCGAAAAGGGGTTAATCTTCCGGGGAACCTAATCCGCCTGCCGGCCATTACGGAGAAAGACAAACAGGATCTTCAGTTCCTGCTGGAGCATCATGTGGATTGGATCGCTTGTTCTTTTATCCGTGAGGCCTCGCATCTGCAAGAAATTCGCGAGTATGTATCCCTGCTGGGGAAATACAGCCAACCGGGGCTCATTTCCAAGATCGAAACCATTCAAGCCGTCCGTAACTTTCCAGCCATCATGGAGGCGTCTGACGGAATCATGATTGCGCGCGGAGATCTGGGTGTGGAGCTGCCTTTTGAGCGAATCCCGTTCATTCAGAAAACGCTGCTCCGCGAGTGCAGTCTATCCAAGACCTATGTAATTACAGCTACCCAAATGCTGCAATCCATGGTGGAGCATCCGGTTCCGACACGAGCAGAGGTAACAGATATCTCTCAGGCTGTTCTGGACGGGAGCGATGGCGTGATGCTGTCAGCGGAAAGCTCGGTCGGACAGTATCCGGTGCGAAGCACGCAGGTCCTGAATACGGTTGCCCAATTTGCGGAGAACATGCGCGAGCAGGGGAGAGCGGTATTTCTTTGGAAGAGCTATGCGCGGATGCCCCTTTTGATAAGGCGTTTAAGAAGGTAGCTATCTATAACCGGGCGGATTAATTTGGGTCACAGATAGAACGACAGAAATGCCTTTTTTGCCGTTTCGGGAGCTGAGTGGCTTTTTATTTGGTTTCAATCGTGGTATAGTGCAAGCCTTCTATTGTTCAATCAGTATAGCATATTATGGTAAGTTAGAGGGAACGAATATTCCCCTGATCATTAGAGTCTTGTTTTAAGAATAGTAGAAGCATTGAAAGGCCCTGGGACGCATCCCAAGGCTTTTTTTCCTCATATAGGAAATTATGCAATGTAAAAAAGTGTGGATATCTTGGAAGCCTCACAGGATATAAGCGATGCAGAAGGATTGGGCTCCATCCGCGGACTGAAGCGGACAGAGGAGCCCTTATTTTGCCAAAAACCTTGCTTTTTCAGCAGTTACGGACTCAGGAGCCGTTATATCGTTCGATCGAGCCTGGAATAAAGGGGGAAGGGACAAATAAAGGCTTCTCTGAATTAGACTAAAAAGTGGATACGGGAACCCCCCATAGAGCAGCCCCTTTTGCTCTCTTTTTCTAGACAGACAAGTTACACCTGCGAAATCGGATAATACAGATTGCATTCGCAGTACTGCTTGTTGCATCTGGCGTAATTGATCAGCTCGAAGCTGAATTTTTCCTTCAGGTCAAATTGTACGGTGGGCATCCATGTTTCAAAGATGTACTTCCAGATGGTACTTAAGGACTTGGAATTAATCTCTTCGGGCCGGTGGGGGCCCATATAGGTGAACACACCGTACCTGTGGGGAACAACATGCTTGACTGACATATCCGGCGGAACGATGCTGCTCTGATTAATTTCGACGGACGGCTGGTACCAGGTATAGCCCTCAAACGGTTCCGGAACGGTGGTATATCCGATATAAATATCTTTGTTAACCGGATTGATGATTCTTGGCCGGTCCTTATAAAAGAAGGCGACACCCAGCCGGTTGGCCGTCTGATTTGCCATGTTGTCATTTACATCCACCTGATAGTCAAGCCCGGCAATCGAAAAGGGGGGCAGTACGCTCGTGGAATGGAAATAGACAAGACCTTCTCCCGCCCGGTGCAGAAAATCGGCATTAAACCGGTCCATGATCTGCAGTGGAGTGGGACTCCGCCGCCATTTGGCCGGGCTGATGTTGAATTCCTCCTTGAACACTCTGCTATAAGTGCGTTCGCAGCCAAAAGAGTATTTGGAGGAAATAAACTCAATGCTGTTCCGTTCATGGATCAGATCTCCAAGCGACAATGCGATCCGCCTTCTGCGCACGTACTCCATCAGGCCTGTGGCAGTGGCCCCTTTCCAGATGCGGAGTAAATGGAATTTGGAGATATTCACCTGCTCTGAGATACGGTCCAGGCTTAGTTCCTCCAGCAGATGGTCTTCGATAAATTCTGTAGTCTGGTTGATCGTTTCCAGGAGATGAAGTTCCATAATCGCTCCTTTGTGCTGAACTTGTGCCGGATAACCCAGCAATTTTTGTCCGGTTCTTTAAGCCGCAGTGTAGTATGATTCTACCATAAACGGAAAATCTGAAAAGGAAATTTTTATAGAAGAAGGAGGAGTGCAGGAGGGATGGACAATGTACAGCAGGCAGAGCTGAGAGCACGATACATAGCCGCACAGGACAGCTTTATCTCCAAGGTCAGCAGTGATCCGAATGTGATAGCCCTTATTGTCAGCGGAAGTCTGGCCTATGATGTGATCTGGGAGAAAAGCGATATTGACATGACCATGATCGTCAGGGACCAGCCTCTTACTACTACAACCTATTGTATCGATGAGGACGGGATTCTGATCAATGTGTATCTTGTGGTCCGCAGTACGTTCAAACGGGGGATGGAGCGGGCGCTCGGCGGGTCTTTTTCCCAATCCTACTATTCCAAAGGGAAGATGGTGTATTCGACGGATGACAGTCTGATCGAATATTTCGAAGACCTCAAGACAGCCGGCAGTGATGATATTGCAATTTCAGCGCTCTACATTGCCAGTGAACTGGTGCATTTGCGCGACAAGGCCCGGAAGTGGCTGACGGTAAGAAAGGATCTTCTCTATGCGCAGTATTACTTGTTAAAAGCGGCTGAATCAGTTGCTCATATGGAGCTCTGCATCCACGGGGAAGCCATATCCAGGGAAGCCATCCAGAGAGCCCAGACGCTGAACCCGGAGGTTCTTGTTCCGTTCTATCAGGAGGCGATGTCCCATCATATGAGTGCAGAAGAAATAGAGAGCGGATTAGAACGGCTGGACCAGGTGCTGGAGCGTCATCTCCCGGTTTTTTCAAAGCCGGTCATTGAGTTCATGCGGGATGAAGAGATCAAAACCGTAACGCTGATCAATAAGCATTTCCACGTACAGAGTGACCAGTTGCTTGGCATTATGGACTATCTGGTCCAGCAAGGCATCCTTGAAAAGGTGACCCAGACGATTCGGATTACACCCAAAAGCAAGCGGGCCGTAGAGGAAGCTGGTTATTTGTATATTCCTTAACACG encodes the following:
- a CDS encoding VOC family protein encodes the protein MILSLNWITLRVRDLEASLNFYHGILGLPIERRFESRGRQIVMLGTAEQPKIELIQANDQAVKPECGVSIGFEVKSLDEAIEYLKSRGIPAARGPVTPNPHLRFFYILDPDGFEVQLAEHS
- a CDS encoding fructose bisphosphate aldolase; the encoded protein is MNTKQLDRIHTGKGFIAALDQSGGSTPKALLQYGIQEDRYSNEEEMFELVHEMRTRIIKSPAFNSSHILGAILFENTMDRSIDGQFTADYLWEQKGIVPFLKIDQGLAGPENGVQLMKPIPGLDELLKRAVQKNIFGTKMRSLIKEANPAGIQKVVEQQFAVAMQIAAYGLVPIIEPEVDIHMADKGQAERLLKQEISTRLSALGKDVKVMLKLSIPSEDNFYSDLIQDPHVVRVVALSGGYTQAEANDKLAHNHGLIASFSRALSQGLSDQQTDEEFNALLAQSTEAIYEASIT
- the pyk gene encoding pyruvate kinase — encoded protein: MSIDLICTIGPASSSPAVLKELLRGGMTTARLNMSHGSHEEHGRVIEAVRAAAAETGQPVRIMGDLQGPKIRLKSIQGDAVTLEEGQTFILEQSDEPGSRERAALDNPGVMEDILQGAAILINDGEVKLEVTDKHPQRITTRVIVGGMIGSRKGVNLPGNLIRLPAITEKDKQDLQFLLEHHVDWIACSFIREASHLQEIREYVSLLGKYSQPGLISKIETIQAVRNFPAIMEASDGIMIARGDLGVELPFERIPFIQKTLLRECSLSKTYVITATQMLQSMVEHPVPTRAEVTDISQAVLDGSDGVMLSAESSVGQYPVRSTQVLNTVAQFAENMREQGRAVFLWKSYARMPLLIRRLRR
- a CDS encoding helix-turn-helix domain-containing protein; protein product: MELHLLETINQTTEFIEDHLLEELSLDRISEQVNISKFHLLRIWKGATATGLMEYVRRRRIALSLGDLIHERNSIEFISSKYSFGCERTYSRVFKEEFNISPAKWRRSPTPLQIMDRFNADFLHRAGEGLVYFHSTSVLPPFSIAGLDYQVDVNDNMANQTANRLGVAFFYKDRPRIINPVNKDIYIGYTTVPEPFEGYTWYQPSVEINQSSIVPPDMSVKHVVPHRYGVFTYMGPHRPEEINSKSLSTIWKYIFETWMPTVQFDLKEKFSFELINYARCNKQYCECNLYYPISQV